A window of Solea senegalensis isolate Sse05_10M linkage group LG20, IFAPA_SoseM_1, whole genome shotgun sequence contains these coding sequences:
- the angpt2b gene encoding angiopoietin-2b isoform X1 → MGRLLALVLAYLAYLLAIVIGSERQQHRVRHGPCSYTFILPEVEHCNPLKDFQVSNTLQRDSPSEAELDLNQSRQDKAQKERPSWQDKKLESLESAMENNTQWLQKLENFIQENVRSGMEEIKRTAVHTQTAAMLEMGTNLLSQSAEQTRKLTDVETQVLNQTSRLEIQLLEYSLFTNRLEKHILLQTQEISSLSDKNSFLEQRLLALEARHGRELQGLQSEKQQLQELLERQSRLVGQLQGELGSSTLNSTLIQRQQAVLTDTVQQLLTMVSHCNEISNMPKEDSLHFRDCAEILQSGVAESGIYSIRLPNSTQTVKVFCDMKTRGGGWTVLQHRMNGSTSFQRGWRDYKMGFGELSGEHWLGNDIIHKLTSSQEYSLHVQLKDREGNEAFSHYDRFHIDGEDHNYSLHAEGFSGTAGRTSSLTHSGTQFSTKDRDNDHCTCKCAQLASGGWWFEACGPSNLNGIYYPATSSVVRYNGIKWYYWKGPNLTATMTTMMVRPANF, encoded by the exons ATGGGCCGCCTGCTGGCCCTGGTCCTCGCCTACCTGGCCTACCTGTTGGCCATCGTCATCGGCTCCGAGCGTCAGCAGCACCGCGTGAGGCACGGCCCCTGCAGCTACACCTTTATCCTCCCCGAGGTTGAGCACTGCAATCCCTTAAAGGACTTCCAGGTCAGCAACACCCTGCAGAGAGACTCCCCATCGGAGGCCGAGCTGGATTTGAATCAATCGAGGCAGGATAAGGCCCAAAAGGAGAGGCCTTCCTGGCAGGACAAGAAACTGGAGAGTCTGGAAAGTGCCATGGAGAATAACACCCAGTGGCTGCAAAAA TTGGAGAACTTCATCCAGGAGAATGTGCGCTCTGGGATGGAGGAAATAAAGAGAACTGCGGTACACACCCAGACAGCAGCCATGCTCGAGATGGGAACCAACCtcctcagccaatcagcagagcAGACTCGCAAACTGACAGATGTCGAGACCCAG GTGCTAAACCAGACAAGCCGCCTGGAGATCCAGCTGCTGGAGTACTCACTCTTCACCAACCGGCTGGAGAAACATATTCTGCTGCAGACTCAGGAAATATCCAGCCTCAGTGATAAAAACAG TTTTCTGGAGCAGAGGCTCTTAGCCCTGGAGGCGCGGCATGGGAGGGAGCTACAGGGCCTGCAGAGTgaaaagcagcagcttcaggagCTTCTGGAGAGGCAGAGTCGACTGGTGGGTCAGCTCCAGGGCGAACTGGGCAGCTCCACGCTTAACAGCACTTTGATTCAGAGACAGCAGGCCGTGCTCACAGACACTGTTCAGCAGCTGCTCACTATGGTCAGCCACTGCAATG AAATCTCCAATATGCCCAAAGAGGATTCGCTGCATTTCAGAGACTGTGCGGAGATCCTACAATCTGGAGTGGCAGAGAGTGGAATATATAGCATCCGCCTCCCCAACTCTACCCAGACAGTCAAG GTGTTCTGTGATATGAAAACTCGAGGTGGTGGCTGGACAGTGCTGCAGCATCGGATGAACGGCTCAACCAGTTTTCAACGCGGGTGGAGGGACTACAAAATG GGCTTTGGAGAGCTGTCTGGGGAACACTGGCTGGGAAATGATATCATCCACAAGCTGACAAGCTCCCAGGAATACAGTCTGCATGTCCAGCTGAAAGACCGAGAGGGGAACGAAGCCTTCTCGCATTACGATCGCTTCCACATTGACGGAGAGGACCACAACTACAG CCTCCACGCCGAGGGCTTCAGTGGTACAGCAGGACGGACAAGCAGTCTCACCCACTCGGGCACCCAATTCAGCACCAAGGACAGAGACAACGACCACTGCACCTGCAAGTGTGCACAGCTTGCATCAGGAG GTTGGTGGTTTGAGGCCTGTGGTCCATCGAACCTGAACGGCATATATTACCCCGCCACGTCCAGTGTGGTTCGCTACAACGGCATTAAATGGTACTATTGGAAGGGTCCCAATCTGACGGCAACTATGACGACTATGATGGTGCGACCGGCAAATTTCTGA
- the angpt2b gene encoding angiopoietin-2b isoform X2 — protein MGRLLALVLAYLAYLLAIVIGSERQQHRVRHGPCSYTFILPEVEHCNPLKDFQVSNTLQRDSPSEAELDLNQSRQDKAQKERPSWQDKKLESLESAMENNTQWLQKLENFIQENVRSGMEEIKRTAVHTQTAAMLEMGTNLLSQSAEQTRKLTDVETQVLNQTSRLEIQLLEYSLFTNRLEKHILLQTQEISSLSDKNSFLEQRLLALEARHGRELQGLQSEKQQLQELLERQSRLVGQLQGELGSSTLNSTLIQRQQAVLTDTVQQLLTMVSHCNGKEKAVMSRLCRHSDSLHFRDCAEILQSGVAESGIYSIRLPNSTQTVKVFCDMKTRGGGWTVLQHRMNGSTSFQRGWRDYKMGFGELSGEHWLGNDIIHKLTSSQEYSLHVQLKDREGNEAFSHYDRFHIDGEDHNYSLHAEGFSGTAGRTSSLTHSGTQFSTKDRDNDHCTCKCAQLASGGWWFEACGPSNLNGIYYPATSSVVRYNGIKWYYWKGPNLTATMTTMMVRPANF, from the exons ATGGGCCGCCTGCTGGCCCTGGTCCTCGCCTACCTGGCCTACCTGTTGGCCATCGTCATCGGCTCCGAGCGTCAGCAGCACCGCGTGAGGCACGGCCCCTGCAGCTACACCTTTATCCTCCCCGAGGTTGAGCACTGCAATCCCTTAAAGGACTTCCAGGTCAGCAACACCCTGCAGAGAGACTCCCCATCGGAGGCCGAGCTGGATTTGAATCAATCGAGGCAGGATAAGGCCCAAAAGGAGAGGCCTTCCTGGCAGGACAAGAAACTGGAGAGTCTGGAAAGTGCCATGGAGAATAACACCCAGTGGCTGCAAAAA TTGGAGAACTTCATCCAGGAGAATGTGCGCTCTGGGATGGAGGAAATAAAGAGAACTGCGGTACACACCCAGACAGCAGCCATGCTCGAGATGGGAACCAACCtcctcagccaatcagcagagcAGACTCGCAAACTGACAGATGTCGAGACCCAG GTGCTAAACCAGACAAGCCGCCTGGAGATCCAGCTGCTGGAGTACTCACTCTTCACCAACCGGCTGGAGAAACATATTCTGCTGCAGACTCAGGAAATATCCAGCCTCAGTGATAAAAACAG TTTTCTGGAGCAGAGGCTCTTAGCCCTGGAGGCGCGGCATGGGAGGGAGCTACAGGGCCTGCAGAGTgaaaagcagcagcttcaggagCTTCTGGAGAGGCAGAGTCGACTGGTGGGTCAGCTCCAGGGCGAACTGGGCAGCTCCACGCTTAACAGCACTTTGATTCAGAGACAGCAGGCCGTGCTCACAGACACTGTTCAGCAGCTGCTCACTATGGTCAGCCACTGCAATGGTAAGGAGAAGGCGGTAATGAGCAGATTGTGCCGTCACAGT GATTCGCTGCATTTCAGAGACTGTGCGGAGATCCTACAATCTGGAGTGGCAGAGAGTGGAATATATAGCATCCGCCTCCCCAACTCTACCCAGACAGTCAAG GTGTTCTGTGATATGAAAACTCGAGGTGGTGGCTGGACAGTGCTGCAGCATCGGATGAACGGCTCAACCAGTTTTCAACGCGGGTGGAGGGACTACAAAATG GGCTTTGGAGAGCTGTCTGGGGAACACTGGCTGGGAAATGATATCATCCACAAGCTGACAAGCTCCCAGGAATACAGTCTGCATGTCCAGCTGAAAGACCGAGAGGGGAACGAAGCCTTCTCGCATTACGATCGCTTCCACATTGACGGAGAGGACCACAACTACAG CCTCCACGCCGAGGGCTTCAGTGGTACAGCAGGACGGACAAGCAGTCTCACCCACTCGGGCACCCAATTCAGCACCAAGGACAGAGACAACGACCACTGCACCTGCAAGTGTGCACAGCTTGCATCAGGAG GTTGGTGGTTTGAGGCCTGTGGTCCATCGAACCTGAACGGCATATATTACCCCGCCACGTCCAGTGTGGTTCGCTACAACGGCATTAAATGGTACTATTGGAAGGGTCCCAATCTGACGGCAACTATGACGACTATGATGGTGCGACCGGCAAATTTCTGA